TCCGCCGCCCCCGCGGAGGAGCCCCCATCGTCGTCGGCGCCGGCACAGGCGTCCTCCATACCTGAGCCCGCGCCCCAGGAGCCCGGCAGCGGTGCCAGCTGGGTGGCCTTCATTCCCCGCGATCCCCAGTGGTCCCAGGTGCGCTGGTTCATCGAGCCGGCCGACCGGAAGCGGGCCCAGGCCGAGGGAGCCACCCAGCTGTGCCTGCGCGTCGCCGACGTCACCGGGCTCGATGGGGGGTCCACCCATCCCCACACCCTCCAGGAGGTGGTGGTCGACAGCCAGGCCAGTGAGTGGTATCTGCCGGTGCCCCTGTCCGGCCGCGACTACCGGGTGGAACTGGGCTTCCGCAAGGGCGGCAGCGGCGGTTGGATCTCCCTGGCCTTTTCCGCCACCGCCCATGTGCCGGAGCTGGACGGTCCGGCCCTGACCACGCCCGATCCCTTCGTGGCTTTCTCCATGCCTCCCGCCGCCGAACCGGCACCGGGAGCCGCGCCGGCCGGCGAGATCGTCAACGATCTGCACGAACGGCTCTACCAGAGCGCCACCAGCCCCTGGCGGCGGCTGGGCCGCGGCTCGGAGGCCTTCCACGAGATCGATTCCGCCGCCGGCCTGCACGGGGCGGGCGGTGTCCTGTCCGACTCCGGCGCGGGTCCCTGGGCCTCCGGCCGCAGCGGTTCCGGCATCGGTGGGGTGGCCCCCCGGCAGCGTTCCTTCTGGCTGGTGGCCGATGCCGAGCTGATTGTCTATGGAGCCACCGACCCCTCAGCCCGCCTGAGTATCGGCGGTGAGGTCGTTCCCCTCTCCGCCGATGGCACCTTCCGGCTCCAGGTGCCCTTCCGCGATGGTCAGCAGTTCTACCCGATCGAGGCGCTGGCGGCCGATGGGGAACAGAAGCGCAGCATCACCATGGAGTTCCGCCGCACCACCCCCCAGGC
This genomic stretch from Cyanobium gracile PCC 6307 harbors:
- a CDS encoding DUF4912 domain-containing protein; this translates as MSLRPSRFKDILSQPLRRLGALARTVGLGGPQETADPDPSAAPAEEPPSSSAPAQASSIPEPAPQEPGSGASWVAFIPRDPQWSQVRWFIEPADRKRAQAEGATQLCLRVADVTGLDGGSTHPHTLQEVVVDSQASEWYLPVPLSGRDYRVELGFRKGGSGGWISLAFSATAHVPELDGPALTTPDPFVAFSMPPAAEPAPGAAPAGEIVNDLHERLYQSATSPWRRLGRGSEAFHEIDSAAGLHGAGGVLSDSGAGPWASGRSGSGIGGVAPRQRSFWLVADAELIVYGATDPSARLSIGGEVVPLSADGTFRLQVPFRDGQQFYPIEALAADGEQKRSITMEFRRTTPQANVNPREEAQSEWF